The Quercus robur chromosome 7, dhQueRobu3.1, whole genome shotgun sequence genome has a segment encoding these proteins:
- the LOC126691656 gene encoding disease resistance protein TAO1-like isoform X5 has product MSTQGASTSSPSSSSTPRRTYDVFLSFRGEDTRTSFTDHLYNALTRKGIFTFRDDENLERGRFISEELVKAIQESKFAIVILSKNYAFSTWLLDELEHIVRCVEETGLVVVPIFYHVNPSDVRKQTGTFAEAFNAHKKRALDEHKMKTWRTALGVVADLSGWDLKDRHESEFIPKIVEDIDKKLNSKFLIIHENLVGVESMVAELLNCSYLDFENNVCMIGICGMGGIGKTTLAKAVYDMHSNKFDASSFIANVREKSERDCLLQLQKQLLKDISGEINTNISDDCEGVYIIKKRLRDKKVLLVLDDVNDEHQLEKLAGKKGWFRPGSWIIITTRDEHVLVAHEVLKIYRPKGLNNDDALKFFCLKAFKNEQPKEGYTQLSQEFVKYAGGLPLALVTLGSFLVGRPRDDWQSALDYFKENPPKKIFDILKISFDGLEDMWKEVFLDIACFFTGWPKFEVIRILKNCGFKARIGISVLQDKSLLTVIGGNEELGMHDLLQEMGKNIVRSCGELGRQSRLWLFEDLCRVLENNMETNAIQAIVIKKRNAGFNFEEFPEVFSKMTNLRLLIIDELHIPNALNRVPNGLRHLSWKCCSLKCLPSSFEPKELVELDLQYSKCEYLWEGAKCLGNLKSINLSSSENLIWTPDFSRVPRLEVLHLGCCTNLGGLHPSIGQLSKLKSLHLSYCESLTNLPSFSEATSLEVLGLECCTNLVGLHPSFGQLSKLKSLDLSRCTSLTNLPSFSEATSLEVLGLEWCTNLVGLHPSFGQLSKLKSLDLSHCTSLTNLPSFSKATSLEVLGLEGCTNLVGLHPSIGQLSKLKSLHLSHCTSLTNLPSFSEATSLEVLGLEGCTNLIGLHPSIGQLSKLKSLHLSRCTSLTNLPSFSEATSLEVLGLEWCTNLVGLHPSIGQLSKLKSLHLSRCTSLTNLPSFSEATSLEVLGLEGCTNLVGLHPSIGQLSKLKSLHLSRCTSLTNLPSFSEATSLEVLGLEWCTNLVGLHPLFGQLSKLKSLHLSCCTSLANLPSFSEATSLEVLLLEGCTNLVGLHPSIGQLSKLKSLHLSRCTSLTNLPSFSEATSLEVLGLEGCTNLVGLHPSIGQLSKLKSLHLSHCTSLTNLPSFSEATSLEVLGLEGCTNLIGLHPSIGQLSKLKSLHLSRCTSLTNLPSFSEATSLEVLGLEWCTNLVGLHPSIGQLSKLKSLHLSRCTSLTNLPSFSEATSLEVLGLEWCTNLVGLHPLFGQLSKLKSLHLSCCTSLANLPSFSEATSLEVLLLEGCTNLVGLHPSIGQLSKLKSLHLSRCTSLTNLPSFSEATSLEVLGLEGCTNLVGLHPSIGQLSKLKSLHLSRCTSLTNLPSFSEATSLEVLGLEGCTNLVGLHPSIGQLSKLKSLHLSRCTSLTNLPSFSEATSLEVLGLEWCTNLVGLHPLFGQLSKLKSLHLSYCTSLTNLPSFSEATSLEVLLLEGCTNLVGLHPSIGQLSKLKSLHLSRCTSLTNLPSFLEATSLEVLGLEGCTNLVGLHPSIGQLSKLKSLHLSRCTSLTNLPSFLEATSLEVLGLEGCTNLVGLHPSIGQLSKLKSLHLSRCTSLTNLPSFSEATSLEVLGLEGCTNLVGLHPLFGQLSKLKSLNLSDCTSLTNLPNFSEATSLEVLGLR; this is encoded by the exons TTACCACGTGAATCCATCTGATGTACGGAAGCAGACAGGAACTTTTGCAGAAGCATTTAATGCTCACAAAAAAAGAGCCTTAGATGAACACAAAATGAAAACGTGGAGAACTGCTTTGGGAGTAGTGGCTGATCTCTCTGGTTGGGATTTGAAAGATAG GCATGAGTCAGAATTTATCCCAAAAATTGTTGAAGACATTGATAagaaattgaattcaaaattcTTAATCATTCACGAAAACCTCGTAGGAGTAGAATCTATGGTGGCAGAATTGTTGAACTGTTCGTATTTAGATTTTGAGAATAATGTTTGCATGATAGGGATTTGTGGTATGGGGGGAATCGGAAAGACAACTCTTGCTAAAGCTGTTTATGATATGCATTCTAATAAATTTGATGCTTCTAGTTTTATTGCTAATGTTAGGGAAAAGTCGGAAAGAGATTGTTTGcttcaattacaaaaacaacTTCTTAAAGATATTTCGGGcgaaataaatacaaatatatcgGATGATTGTGAAGGAGTTTACATAATCAAAAAAAGGTTACGTGATAAAAAAGTTCTACTTGTCCTAGATGATGTTAATGATGAGCACCAATTAGAAAAATTGGCCGGAAAGAAAGGCTGGTTTCGACCGGGGAGTTGGATCATTATAACAACTAGAGATGAACATGTGTTAGTTGCACATGAAGTTCTTAAAATTTATAGGCCTAAAGGACTAAATAATGATGatgctttaaaatttttttgtttgaaagccTTCAAAAATGAGCAACCCAAAGAAGGTTATACGCAACTATCTCAGGAATTTGTAAAATATGCCGGTGGCCTTCCGTTAGCTCTTGTTACTTTGGGTTCCTTTTTAGTTGGAAGACCAAGAGATGACTGGCAAAGTGCATTGGactattttaaagaaaatcctccaaaaaaaatatttgatatacttaaaataagttttgatgggCTAGAGGATATGTGGAAGGAGGTATTCTTAGATATTGCGTGTTTCTTTACGGGGTGGCCCAAATTTGAGGTAATACGTATACTAAAGAACTGTGGTTTTAAGGCAAGAATTGGTATAAGTGTTCTTCAGGACAAATCTCTCCTAACTGTCATAGGAGGCAATGAAGAATTGGGGATGCATGATCTACTACAAGAAATGGGTAAAAACATTGTTCGATCATGTGGAGAGCTTGGAAGGCAAAGTAGGTTGTGGCTTTTTGAGGACTTGTGTCGTGTATTGGAGAACAATATG GAAACAAATGCAATTCAAGCCATAGTCATCAAGAAAAGGAATGCAGGTTTCAACTTTGAAGAATTTCCTGAAGTTTTTTCAAAGATGACTAATCTTAGATTGCTAATAATTGATGAGTTGCACATCCCAAATGCTCTCAATCGTGTTCCTAATGGCCTAAGACATCTTTCATGGaaatgttgttcattaaaatGTTTGCCATCTAGTTTCGAACCAAAGGAACTTGTTGAACTTGACTTGCAGTATAGCAAATGTGAATATCTTTGGGAAGGAGCAAAG TGTTTAGGAAACTTAAAGTCCATCAATCTTTCCTCATCGGAGAACCTAATTTGGACACCTGACTTTTCAAGGGTTCCGAGACTTGAGGTACTACACCTTGGTTGTTGCACTAATTTGGGTGGGTTACACCCATCTATTGGACAACTCAGCAAGCTTAAAAGTTTACATCTGTCTTACTGCGAATCTCTTACTAATCTTCCCAGCTTTTCAGAGGCTACGAGTCTTGAGGTACTAGGCCTGGAATGTTGCACTAATTTGGTTGGGTTACACCCATCGTTTGGACAACTCAGCAAGCTTAAAAGTTTAGATCTGTCTCGCTGCACATCTCTTACTAATCTTCCCAGCTTTTCAGAGGCTACGAGTCTTGAGGTACTAGGCCTGGAATGGTGCACTAATTTGGTTGGGTTACACCCATCGTTTGGACAACTCAGCAAGCTTAAAAGTTTAGATCTGTCTCACTGCACATCTCTTACTAATCTTCCGAGCTTTTCAAAGGCTACGAGTCTTGAGGTACTAGGCCTGGAAGGGTGCACTAATTTGGTTGGGTTACACCCATCTATTGGACAACTCAGCAAGCTTAAAAGTTTACATCTGTCTCACTGCACATCTCTTACTAATCTTCCCAGCTTTTCAGAGGCTACGAGTCTTGAG GTACTAGGCCTGGAAGGGTGCACTAATTTGATTGGGTTACACCCATCTATTGGACAACTCAGCAAGCTTAAAAGTTTACATCTGTCTCGCTGCACATCTCTTACTAATCTTCCCAGCTTTTCAGAGGCTACGAGTCTTGAGGTACTAGGCCTGGAATGGTGCACTAATTTGGTTGGGTTACACCCATCTATTGGACAACTCAGCAAGCTTAAAAGTTTACATCTGTCTCGCTGCACATCTCTTACTAATCTTCCCAGCTTTTCAGAGGCTACGAGTCTTGAGGTACTAGGCCTGGAAGGGTGCACTAATTTGGTTGGGTTACACCCATCTATTGGACAACTCAGCAAGCTTAAAAGTTTACATCTGTCTCGCTGCACATCTCTTACTAATCTTCCCAGCTTTTCAGAGGCTACGAGTCTTGAG GTACTAGGCCTGGAATGGTGCACTAATTTGGTTGGGTTACACCCATTGTTTGGACAACTCAGCAAGCTTAAAAGTTTACATCTGTCTTGCTGCACATCTCTTGCTAATCTTCCTAGTTTTTCAGAGGCTACGAGTCTTGAGGTACTACTCCTGGAAGGGTGCACTAATTTGGTTGGGTTACACCCATCTATTGGACAACTCAGCAAGCTTAAAAGTTTACATTTGTCTCGCTGCACATCTCTTACTAATCTTCCCAGCTTTTCAGAGGCTACGAGTCTTGAG GTACTAGGCCTGGAAGGGTGCACTAATTTGGTTGGGTTACACCCATCTATTGGACAACTCAGCAAGCTTAAAAGTTTACATCTGTCTCACTGCACATCTCTTACTAATCTTCCCAGCTTTTCAGAGGCTACGAGTCTTGAGGTACTAGGCCTGGAAGGGTGCACTAATTTGATTGGGTTACACCCATCTATTGGACAACTCAGCAAGCTTAAAAGTTTACATCTGTCTCGCTGCACATCTCTTACTAATCTTCCCAGCTTTTCAGAGGCTACGAGTCTTGAGGTACTAGGCCTGGAATGGTGCACTAATTTGGTTGGGTTACACCCATCTATTGGACAACTCAGCAAGCTTAAAAGTTTACATCTGTCTCGCTGCACATCTCTTACTAATCTTCCCAGCTTTTCAGAGGCTACGAGTCTTGAG GTACTAGGCCTGGAATGGTGCACTAATTTGGTTGGGTTACACCCATTGTTTGGACAACTCAGCAAGCTTAAAAGTTTACATCTGTCTTGCTGCACATCTCTTGCTAATCTTCCTAGTTTTTCAGAGGCTACGAGTCTTGAGGTACTACTCCTGGAAGGGTGCACTAATTTGGTTGGGTTACACCCATCTATTGGACAACTCAGCAAGCTTAAAAGTTTACATTTGTCTCGCTGCACATCTCTTACTAATCTTCCCAGCTTTTCAGAGGCTACGAGTCTTGAG GTACTAGGCCTGGAAGGGTGCACTAATTTGGTTGGGTTACACCCATCTATTGGACAACTCAGCAAGCTTAAAAGTTTACATCTGTCTCGCTGCACATCTCTTACTAATCTTCCCAGCTTTTCAGAGGCTACGAGTCTTGAGGTACTAGGCCTGGAAGGGTGCACTAATTTGGTTGGGTTACACCCATCTATTGGACAACTCAGCAAGCTTAAAAGTTTACATCTGTCTCGCTGCACATCTCTTACTAATCTTCCCAGCTTTTCAGAGGCTACGAGTCTTGAG GTACTAGGCCTGGAATGGTGCACTAATTTGGTTGGGTTACACCCATTGTTTGGACAACTCAGCAAGCTTAAAAGTTTACATCTGTCTTACTGCACATCTCTTACTAATCTTCCCAGCTTTTCCGAGGCTACGAGTCTTGAGGTACTACTCCTGGAAGGGTGCACTAATTTGGTTGGGTTACACCCATCTATTGGACAACTCAGCAAGCTTAAAAGTTTACATCTGTCTCGCTGCACATCTCTTACTAATCTTCCCAGCTTTTTAGAGGCTACGAGTCTTGAG GTACTAGGCCTGGAAGGGTGCACTAATTTGGTTGGGTTACACCCATCTATTGGACAACTCAGCAAGCTTAAAAGTTTACATCTGTCTCGCTGCACATCTCTTACTAATCTTCCCAGCTTTTTAGAGGCTACGAGTCTTGAG GTACTAGGCCTGGAAGGGTGCACTAATTTGGTTGGGTTACACCCATCTATTGGACAACTCAGCAAGCTTAAAAGTTTACATCTGTCTCGCTGCACATCTCTTACTAATCTTCCCAGCTTTTCAGAGGCTACGAGTCTTGAGGTACTAGGCCTGGAAGGGTGCACTAATTTGGTTGGGTTACACCCATTGTTTGGACAACTCAGCAAGCTTAAAAGTTTAAATCTGTCTGATTGCACATCTCTTACTAATCTTCCCAACTTTTCAGAGGCTACGAGTCTTGAGGTACTAGGCCTGAGATGA
- the LOC126691656 gene encoding disease resistance protein TAO1-like isoform X24, whose product MSTQGASTSSPSSSSTPRRTYDVFLSFRGEDTRTSFTDHLYNALTRKGIFTFRDDENLERGRFISEELVKAIQESKFAIVILSKNYAFSTWLLDELEHIVRCVEETGLVVVPIFYHVNPSDVRKQTGTFAEAFNAHKKRALDEHKMKTWRTALGVVADLSGWDLKDRHESEFIPKIVEDIDKKLNSKFLIIHENLVGVESMVAELLNCSYLDFENNVCMIGICGMGGIGKTTLAKAVYDMHSNKFDASSFIANVREKSERDCLLQLQKQLLKDISGEINTNISDDCEGVYIIKKRLRDKKVLLVLDDVNDEHQLEKLAGKKGWFRPGSWIIITTRDEHVLVAHEVLKIYRPKGLNNDDALKFFCLKAFKNEQPKEGYTQLSQEFVKYAGGLPLALVTLGSFLVGRPRDDWQSALDYFKENPPKKIFDILKISFDGLEDMWKEVFLDIACFFTGWPKFEVIRILKNCGFKARIGISVLQDKSLLTVIGGNEELGMHDLLQEMGKNIVRSCGELGRQSRLWLFEDLCRVLENNMETNAIQAIVIKKRNAGFNFEEFPEVFSKMTNLRLLIIDELHIPNALNRVPNGLRHLSWKCCSLKCLPSSFEPKELVELDLQYSKCEYLWEGAKCLGNLKSINLSSSENLIWTPDFSRVPRLEVLHLGCCTNLGGLHPSIGQLSKLKSLHLSYCESLTNLPSFSEATSLEVLGLECCTNLVGLHPSFGQLSKLKSLDLSRCTSLTNLPSFSEATSLEVLGLEWCTNLVGLHPSFGQLSKLKSLDLSHCTSLTNLPSFSKATSLEVLGLEGCTNLVGLHPSIGQLSKLKSLHLSHCTSLTNLPSFSEATSLEVLGLEGCTNLIGLHPSIGQLSKLKSLHLSRCTSLTNLPSFSEATSLEVLGLEWCTNLVGLHPSIGQLSKLKSLHLSRCTSLTNLPSFSEATSLEVLGLEGCTNLVGLHPSIGQLSKLKSLHLSRCTSLTNLPSFSEATSLEVLGLEWCTNLVGLHPLFGQLSKLKSLHLSCCTSLANLPSFSEATSLEVLLLEGCTNLVGLHPSIGQLSKLKSLHLSRCTSLTNLPSFSEATSLEVLGLEGCTNLVGLHPSIGQLSKLKSLHLSHCTSLTNLPSFSEATSLEVLGLEGCTNLIGLHPSIGQLSKLKSLHLSRCTSLTNLPSFSEATSLEVLGLEWCTNLVGLHPSIGQLSKLKSLHLSRCTSLTNLPSFSEATSLEVLGLEGCTNLVGLHPSIGQLSKLKSLHLSRCTSLTNLPSFLEATSLEVLGLEGCTNLVGLHPSIGQLSKLKSLHLSRCTSLTNLPSFSEATSLEVLGLEGCTNLVGLHPLFGQLSKLKSLNLSDCTSLTNLPNFSEATSLEVLGLR is encoded by the exons TTACCACGTGAATCCATCTGATGTACGGAAGCAGACAGGAACTTTTGCAGAAGCATTTAATGCTCACAAAAAAAGAGCCTTAGATGAACACAAAATGAAAACGTGGAGAACTGCTTTGGGAGTAGTGGCTGATCTCTCTGGTTGGGATTTGAAAGATAG GCATGAGTCAGAATTTATCCCAAAAATTGTTGAAGACATTGATAagaaattgaattcaaaattcTTAATCATTCACGAAAACCTCGTAGGAGTAGAATCTATGGTGGCAGAATTGTTGAACTGTTCGTATTTAGATTTTGAGAATAATGTTTGCATGATAGGGATTTGTGGTATGGGGGGAATCGGAAAGACAACTCTTGCTAAAGCTGTTTATGATATGCATTCTAATAAATTTGATGCTTCTAGTTTTATTGCTAATGTTAGGGAAAAGTCGGAAAGAGATTGTTTGcttcaattacaaaaacaacTTCTTAAAGATATTTCGGGcgaaataaatacaaatatatcgGATGATTGTGAAGGAGTTTACATAATCAAAAAAAGGTTACGTGATAAAAAAGTTCTACTTGTCCTAGATGATGTTAATGATGAGCACCAATTAGAAAAATTGGCCGGAAAGAAAGGCTGGTTTCGACCGGGGAGTTGGATCATTATAACAACTAGAGATGAACATGTGTTAGTTGCACATGAAGTTCTTAAAATTTATAGGCCTAAAGGACTAAATAATGATGatgctttaaaatttttttgtttgaaagccTTCAAAAATGAGCAACCCAAAGAAGGTTATACGCAACTATCTCAGGAATTTGTAAAATATGCCGGTGGCCTTCCGTTAGCTCTTGTTACTTTGGGTTCCTTTTTAGTTGGAAGACCAAGAGATGACTGGCAAAGTGCATTGGactattttaaagaaaatcctccaaaaaaaatatttgatatacttaaaataagttttgatgggCTAGAGGATATGTGGAAGGAGGTATTCTTAGATATTGCGTGTTTCTTTACGGGGTGGCCCAAATTTGAGGTAATACGTATACTAAAGAACTGTGGTTTTAAGGCAAGAATTGGTATAAGTGTTCTTCAGGACAAATCTCTCCTAACTGTCATAGGAGGCAATGAAGAATTGGGGATGCATGATCTACTACAAGAAATGGGTAAAAACATTGTTCGATCATGTGGAGAGCTTGGAAGGCAAAGTAGGTTGTGGCTTTTTGAGGACTTGTGTCGTGTATTGGAGAACAATATG GAAACAAATGCAATTCAAGCCATAGTCATCAAGAAAAGGAATGCAGGTTTCAACTTTGAAGAATTTCCTGAAGTTTTTTCAAAGATGACTAATCTTAGATTGCTAATAATTGATGAGTTGCACATCCCAAATGCTCTCAATCGTGTTCCTAATGGCCTAAGACATCTTTCATGGaaatgttgttcattaaaatGTTTGCCATCTAGTTTCGAACCAAAGGAACTTGTTGAACTTGACTTGCAGTATAGCAAATGTGAATATCTTTGGGAAGGAGCAAAG TGTTTAGGAAACTTAAAGTCCATCAATCTTTCCTCATCGGAGAACCTAATTTGGACACCTGACTTTTCAAGGGTTCCGAGACTTGAGGTACTACACCTTGGTTGTTGCACTAATTTGGGTGGGTTACACCCATCTATTGGACAACTCAGCAAGCTTAAAAGTTTACATCTGTCTTACTGCGAATCTCTTACTAATCTTCCCAGCTTTTCAGAGGCTACGAGTCTTGAGGTACTAGGCCTGGAATGTTGCACTAATTTGGTTGGGTTACACCCATCGTTTGGACAACTCAGCAAGCTTAAAAGTTTAGATCTGTCTCGCTGCACATCTCTTACTAATCTTCCCAGCTTTTCAGAGGCTACGAGTCTTGAGGTACTAGGCCTGGAATGGTGCACTAATTTGGTTGGGTTACACCCATCGTTTGGACAACTCAGCAAGCTTAAAAGTTTAGATCTGTCTCACTGCACATCTCTTACTAATCTTCCGAGCTTTTCAAAGGCTACGAGTCTTGAGGTACTAGGCCTGGAAGGGTGCACTAATTTGGTTGGGTTACACCCATCTATTGGACAACTCAGCAAGCTTAAAAGTTTACATCTGTCTCACTGCACATCTCTTACTAATCTTCCCAGCTTTTCAGAGGCTACGAGTCTTGAG GTACTAGGCCTGGAAGGGTGCACTAATTTGATTGGGTTACACCCATCTATTGGACAACTCAGCAAGCTTAAAAGTTTACATCTGTCTCGCTGCACATCTCTTACTAATCTTCCCAGCTTTTCAGAGGCTACGAGTCTTGAGGTACTAGGCCTGGAATGGTGCACTAATTTGGTTGGGTTACACCCATCTATTGGACAACTCAGCAAGCTTAAAAGTTTACATCTGTCTCGCTGCACATCTCTTACTAATCTTCCCAGCTTTTCAGAGGCTACGAGTCTTGAGGTACTAGGCCTGGAAGGGTGCACTAATTTGGTTGGGTTACACCCATCTATTGGACAACTCAGCAAGCTTAAAAGTTTACATCTGTCTCGCTGCACATCTCTTACTAATCTTCCCAGCTTTTCAGAGGCTACGAGTCTTGAG GTACTAGGCCTGGAATGGTGCACTAATTTGGTTGGGTTACACCCATTGTTTGGACAACTCAGCAAGCTTAAAAGTTTACATCTGTCTTGCTGCACATCTCTTGCTAATCTTCCTAGTTTTTCAGAGGCTACGAGTCTTGAGGTACTACTCCTGGAAGGGTGCACTAATTTGGTTGGGTTACACCCATCTATTGGACAACTCAGCAAGCTTAAAAGTTTACATTTGTCTCGCTGCACATCTCTTACTAATCTTCCCAGCTTTTCAGAGGCTACGAGTCTTGAG GTACTAGGCCTGGAAGGGTGCACTAATTTGGTTGGGTTACACCCATCTATTGGACAACTCAGCAAGCTTAAAAGTTTACATCTGTCTCACTGCACATCTCTTACTAATCTTCCCAGCTTTTCAGAGGCTACGAGTCTTGAGGTACTAGGCCTGGAAGGGTGCACTAATTTGATTGGGTTACACCCATCTATTGGACAACTCAGCAAGCTTAAAAGTTTACATCTGTCTCGCTGCACATCTCTTACTAATCTTCCCAGCTTTTCAGAGGCTACGAGTCTTGAGGTACTAGGCCTGGAATGGTGCACTAATTTGGTTGGGTTACACCCATCTATTGGACAACTCAGCAAGCTTAAAAGTTTACATCTGTCTCGCTGCACATCTCTTACTAATCTTCCCAGCTTTTCAGAGGCTACGAGTCTTGAG GTACTAGGCCTGGAAGGGTGCACTAATTTGGTTGGGTTACACCCATCTATTGGACAACTCAGCAAGCTTAAAAGTTTACATCTGTCTCGCTGCACATCTCTTACTAATCTTCCCAGCTTTTTAGAGGCTACGAGTCTTGAG GTACTAGGCCTGGAAGGGTGCACTAATTTGGTTGGGTTACACCCATCTATTGGACAACTCAGCAAGCTTAAAAGTTTACATCTGTCTCGCTGCACATCTCTTACTAATCTTCCCAGCTTTTCAGAGGCTACGAGTCTTGAGGTACTAGGCCTGGAAGGGTGCACTAATTTGGTTGGGTTACACCCATTGTTTGGACAACTCAGCAAGCTTAAAAGTTTAAATCTGTCTGATTGCACATCTCTTACTAATCTTCCCAACTTTTCAGAGGCTACGAGTCTTGAGGTACTAGGCCTGAGATGA